The stretch of DNA GCTGGGTGGTAGCTTTGTAACTAGTTTCCCACCTTAGAATGACTGTCTGCTTTGTCCAGGACTGCAAGGGGGACTTAGAATATGGGatttttcagtgctaaaactagAAAAGTCTGAGACAAATCAGGACAAAGTGGTCACCCTGCTACCATTTCTAGCCTTGATAAAGGAGCAGGTAGACCCAACCaaggataatttttgttttctatgtagATACCAGTTTAGTGGTTGGTAGGAATTCCCCCAAATCAACACCTTGCTAagctcatctctctctctctctctcttttaatatGACAGCTTATTGAGATAAaactcacataccatacaattaaTGCACCCATTTAAATTGCGaaattcagtagtttttagtatactttcagagttgtgcaaccttcatcacaatcaattttacaacattttcataattctcaaaagaaatcctgtacccattagcagccaCTCCCATTTCTCTCCAAATccctcagctcctggcaaccactggtctGCTTTCAGTCTCTGtagctttgccttttctggacatttcatataaatggaatcatacaatatgtggccttttggttctggcttttttcatttagccTGTGTCTagaaggtccatccatgttgtagcatgtgtcagaatttcatttctttttgttgccaaataatattccattatatgtatatatcacattttatttacctattcaGAAGTTGACGGTTGCATTGTTTGCACCTTTTAGCTGTTTATAAACATTCAttacaagtttttgtatggatatatgttttcatttctcttgggtatatacctagacaGATTtcctgggtcatgtggtaactctatatttaaccttttaaggaactgccagactgttttccaaagtaactGGACTATTTTACATTGTCAGCAGCAGTGTATGTAGGTTCCAGTTTCTGcaaatccttgccaacacttggtattatctgtcttttttattatagccgtCATAgtgatgtgaagtggtatctcatggttttgatttgcatttctctgatgactgacaatgttgagcatcttttcatctgcTAATTGCTAAGCTCcttaaatggaaaattatagGAAGCATAAAGCATGTTTGCAAAGAAGTGATTATATTCGCTAGGATTAAGATTTTAAGTGAATATTTAAGATGCCCATGACTAGTGTCCACTCTCTCGAATCAAGTTTTATTTAAACCATTGACTTTTCCTCATAACTGGAAATGGTCCCAGTGAAAGTCTCCCTCACTTGCTGGAATGTGGGGCCATCTCTGCTGTCTGTCAAGCCTTGATGCCCAAGTGGCCATTTTCTCCTGGAGTCTGCATCAGATGGTAGAGTGTGTGTTTCCTGAGTGTGAGACTGGATCTGCTCCACAATGCTTTGCTGGTTAACTCCTTCCAAGAGTGCAATACCCAGGGGTCACTCCTACTCTTAGTGCTCTGGGGCCTGGGCCCTTAACACACTCAatgtttcttccccttttctcacTTATCTGATCTTCTGCTACTTCTTTCTCCTTTGTCCGCCCCTGCTCTCTGGTTTCTCTTGTACACtctgtttatttaattttgatcatttgtttgtttgttcctttcttcctcctttaacAAATTCAAATAGGATACAAGCCACTCTGTCCCATCTCCTGCCCTTgccttctcttctttcattcttttattaactgatttttctcttgagaaatcaccactgggtcaggtgtggtggtggctcatgcctgcaattccagcagtttgagaggctgaggcaggaggatcacttgaggccagaagttcgagaccagcctgggcaacatagggagaccctgtctctataaaacataaaaaaattagcctggtatggtggtgcaagcctgtaatcccagtgctttgggaggctgaggtggggaggatcccttgagcccaggagtttgaggctgcagtgagctgtgatggcgccactgcgctccatccTGTGCAACAgaacaggaccctgtctctagaaacaaaacaaaacaaaaaacccaaaacatgcCATTGATTTGGCAGAAAAGGACAGGGTTCCTGGCAAGGCTACCAAAAACATGATCTCTGTCAGAAAACATACTATCTGCAATATTTGTTGGAATCTGAGAATGGGAAATGTAGCTTTCTTCTCTCCAGGAGTGCCCTGTTCACAGCTGTGGGATAATGATCAATAGTTCCTAAAAATATCTATGGAAGACCTCACCACTCTTATTGATCAGCAACTACTGCAAAGATAATGTTTCAGCATTTGAAACCCCTTATTATTAATACTTATTCTGTATGGGTCAAGTAGCCGCTAACTTACAGTTTGGCAGATGGatcaagtataataataataacctatAAATACTAATAAATGAGCCAGTATAGTATAAGTGAGTACTATACTAAGCAGTGAAGGAAGAATAATTTCATGGAGGGAAGTCCACGGTAGAAGCAGGCTGCTAGGTATTATTATCGTTTTCACATACTATTCACTTTATGAAGAGATTTAACATAGCTCAGGGTAATATGGTCTCATTCAAATGCCAAAATGACCCCTcagttcttctttctctcctttcccgaTAGAGGTGGCCCTAAGGACACACATCTGGGACAATACGGCCATTTTTAGCCTTGACCCAAGAGATCTGGGTTCCCCATGACTGGAGTGGAAAACAATGTCTGTGGGTTtgtgtttttcagagtcaagggtccagagaaggaggagaagttGAGACAGGCGGTCAAGCAGGTGCTGAAGTGTGATGTGACTCAGAGCCAGCCACTGGGGGCCGTCCCCTTACCCCCGGCTGACTGCGTGCTCAGCACACTGTGTCTGGATGCCGCCTGCCCAGACCTCCCCACCTACTGCAGGGCGCTCAGGAACCTCGGCAGCCTACTGAAGCCAGGGGGCTTCCTGGTGATCATGGATGCGCTCAAGAGCAGCTACTACATGATTGGTGAGCAGAAGTTCTCCAGCCTCCCCCTGGGCCGGGAGGCAGTAGAGGCTGCTGTGAAAGAGGCTGGCTACACAATCGAATGGTTTGAGGTGATCTCGCAAAGTTATTCTTCCACCATGGCCAACAACGAAGGACTTTTCTCCCTGGTGGCGAGGAAGCTGAGCAGACCCCTGTGATGCCTGTGACCTCAATTAAAGCAATTCCTTTGACCTGTCCAGTTGACTTTAGTCCTTGTTTCTAACTGCCAAGTCATGTGCTGAGTAGAGGCTCAGTGGTTGGGGCCCAATGGTTCATCTAGGACGGGACTAGAGAGGTCAGTCTACAAGCAATCCATTGACCACTTACTTGGTGCTGCACACAAATGTTGGTGCTATGGGACCCAAAGATGAGCAATTAGTATTCCAGTCTTCATTGCCTGTGCTTACAAAAGAAGACCTCACTTCCCTAAACATCTAGTTATGGCGGCTCAAGCCCGTACCTGCCTACAGAGAAGTGTCTGCAGTTACTCACTATTAGTTTCCTAAGGGGGCACTGCTGGCTCCTTCTCTCCCAGGAATGGGCTTCTCCTATTCTTTAACTCTTGCCTTCTCCCTGGAGAGGCTACCAAACCCTGGCCTCTGCCGCTGTTCAGGCTGCCATGTGGGTATAGCTGTTTGCTAGACTCCACTCTGGCCTCAGGGGCCAGAGAACAGCTGTCCAGCATTTCTGTTCATCCCagcaatccaaaaaaaaatttttttaagctacAAAGATCACTCCATTTTCAAATTCAgactctgccacttattagctgtttCTCATTAGGCAAGTTATATAACCTTGcagtgcctcactttcctcatctataaaatgagattaaaatagtctttttattAAGAGAATTAAAGTGAAttgtggccaggcactgtggctcatgcctgtaatcccagcgctttgggaggctgaggcagacagattgcttgagctcagaagttcgagactggcctggggaACATgcaaaaaccctgtctgtattaaaaatacaaaaaaattagctaggtgtggcggcatatgcctgtggtcccagctactcaggaggctgaagtgggaggatggcttgagcccgggaggcggaggttgcaatgaactgagatcgcaccactgtgttCCAGACAGAGTGCGATGCTGTCtcgaaaaaagtaaaataataaataaataataaataaaataaaataaagtgaattgTTACATGTAAAGGACCTAGAATATTGCATGGTGCTTGAtaaacattcagtaaatgttagttacaatcattattattatacgcATCATCGTTAATATTAGTTGCCAAAGCAGCTGAGAAAAGATGGCTTATTCTCCAATCAGGAGAGAGGATTCCTGTTCTCGGCTACAGGCACTGGACTCTTTACTGGCATTGCCTTTGAGAGAGGCTGTGATACAACTCAGTTTCTATACCACATGCTGCCAATTCCTTTTTGATTTAAGAAATCTCTAGCAAACATTTAGCACTCTCCAAGCATCTTTCTTTCATGCACCAGGcacaagaatgaaaatgaaatcccAGTGTCAGCTGACTCAACAGCCCTCATCTTCATAGTCCCAGAAACACCCTAAGTGCTCCCAGGTCCTTCCAAGGGCAGTAGTGTACCTGCACCAGCAGTCCCTACCCAGAATCTCCCTGTTGAGGCTCTCCTGCTCAGGCTGTGATGCTGGGGCCCCTGAGCCCAGCCTGAGGATGCTGGAAAGGGACCAATATGCCCTCTTTTGAGAAGGATACTGCCCATGCCTAACACTCTGCTTTAGATGCCTCAGAGCCATCCTGGTTTCCTCCCAGAGTGGTAAGAAACACTTTTCATTTATTCCAGGGATTGGTAAACTTTTCCTGTCAAGgcccagatagcaaatatttctgGCTTTGTGGGTTATACAGTCttaattgcagctactcaactctgcagtTGTAGCAGAAGCAGCTATAGACAGTATGTAACAAATGTGCGTgtttgtgttccaataaaactttatttataaaaacagatggatggatagattagGCCCAAGGGTTGTAGTTTGTAGACCCCTGATCTAGACCCTTAAGTAGCCTTGTTTGTGCCTGAAGTTTACAGATGATCcccaacttatttttattttatttttttgagatggagtctctctctggagcccaggttggagtacagtggcaagatcttggctcactgcaacctccacattccgggttcaagtaattctcccgcctcagcttcctgagtagctgggattacaggcgtgtgccaccatgcccagctaatttttgtattttgtatgttagccatgttggcaaggctggcctcaacctcctgacctcaagtgatctgcccacctcagcctcccaaagtgctgggattacaggagtgagccaccatgcccgaacCCCAACTTATGTTTGACTTACAATGTTTggactttatgatggtgcaaatgttatatgcattcagtagaaactgtacttcaaattttgaattttgatcttttatttttattgttacaaaATTGGCTTTGTGTTTGATGATGTTGCCCAGTTTTTGGCTAATGAAAGAGTTCTGAGCatatttaaggtaggctaggctaaactATGATGTTTGATACATTAGgtgcattaaatttattttggacTTATGATAttctcaacttatgatgggttatTGGGCTGTTACCTCATCATCTGCCGAGGACCATCTGTATACATTTTCTTGTGAACAGTCTGGTCAGTTTCTTCTTATAGGAGCTCAAGGCAAGTCCAAGGGGCTGGACAAAAAATAGGCAGAATATGGTTTCTTCTGTGCTCCATCCCTGCTGTAGCACTCTCTTTCTTGCTCAATCTCCCAATCAAAACTCCTCCTTccaaatggcatgaacccaggaggcagagcttgcagtgagccgagatcgcaccacaacactccagcctgggcttgggtgacaaagcgagactccatctcaaaaaaaaaacaaaacaaaaaaaaagaaactcctccttcctcccctagtttgaagcattcaataaatacaaacagaaaatcagaaaacaagGGTGGTGGGGGATGGCAGATGAAGTGTTACCTACACTAATATTTCTCAAACTGCAAGTTGCCATTCATCAATGTATCATAAAATCAATTTGGTGCACcaaatccacattttaaaaatgaatagagaataaactagaaaacagaaTCTCAGATATTAGCACTGCATGTGGTATATTATTTTGGGAAATTTcgtttccattttacagacatcTGTCTATCTGCACACATGTGCATATTTGTTACTGGATCATGATATAACATGCATTTGTTACtctagtttgtgatttttaaaacgtTTGAAAGCCACTGGGCTGTTCTTTGGGCTCTGGGACTCTGCTCTGATAACCAACATTTTTCTTTCCCACGGAGATGAAAGACATAGCCCCTGTTCTTAAAGAACTGCAAGTCATGGGGAGAAATCGACATGCAAACAGTTAAGACACAGCAAGACAAGGGCTCTGAGATGTGTAAGCACAGGGTGCTAAGGGGGAGGATGGGAAGAAAGGTGGCATTTGCTCTGGGCCTTGCAGACTGAATAGGGGTGTGTTTGGCAACCGAGAGGAAAAGGGCAGTCTAGGGAACAACGTGTACGAAGACATGAAATGACTCCTCCTCCTGGTAGCAGCCTCCTCACAGGTCTGTTCTCCGACGGAAGCCGGGACCTAAGTAAATATTTGGCTTCtggtttttcatttgctttcctTGAAATCAAACAGACCGACCAAGTCATGAGCAAACAAGGACTAGGGTCATTCTGGTCCTAACTTGTAAATCTCTTTGACCGCTGACCCAGCTCCGGTTTTTTAAGGTCCTACTTTCTGGGGAAATGTTCAACAGTCTCACTTTAAGCAAACCTTTGTGATGCAGGAAGCTGCAAGTCTCTCTGTAACATCCTGGGGAGAGAGTGGGGAGAAGAAAGCTATTAAAAAGGTCGTTAACCCATTTGGTGTCATGCAGCTCAGTCTTCGTGATTCCCATCATCTGGCTGTCAAAAGTAATAAAAGATGTCCATGGTACAACTTACTAGGCTGAGCTTTAAAAGCTATAACTGCCCCCTCTAATTTTAGTCTCAGCCAACTCGGAGAATACGAGGCAACCAATAAATCTTATGGAGGCTCAGAGAACATGGAACAAACATAGGACTAAGGGACAGAAAACATGTGTGAATCTTAGCTTGATCACTTGATTGTTGTAAGAGCATCATTCCAGCTTTCTCAGGCTTGGGACCCTTCTGGAAAACAGGGATAATCATCATTTCTCAGGACTGCACTGAGATCAAGTGAGGTACCTGTGAAGGCATTTTGTAACCTGTTAAGTGACAAATATTAGATAACTCTGATAGTATTAACCCATTCTAGGACAGCCATTAAGCCACATGTTGCTGCATTCATGAACAGTTCcttagtaagaaaataaatcattctaccaaaaagacatatgcacccacatgttcatcacagcactactcACAGTAGCAAGAGATGGAATCCAGTAGGCACCTATCAATGGTGGAtcggataaaggaaatgtggtacatttataccatggaatactatatggccataaaaaatgaaatcatgtcctttgcaccaacatggatgcagctggaggtcattctCCTCAGTGCAGtagccagaaacagaaagccaaataccacatgttctcatgtataagtAGAAGCTAAACATGGGGTcaacatggacacaaagatgggaacaatagacagtGGGGACTACAAAAGGGGGGACGAGGGAGAGGggcaaaggttgaaaaactacctattgtaCTGTGATCACTACCCGGGTGATGGGTTCAAtcacaccccaaacctcagcatcacacgatatatccatttaaaaagcctgcacatatatcccctgaatctaaaattaaaattgaaagaaaaaaaaatcttaacactGAAAAAACTTTCTTAATGAACTGAGTATGGCCTTCAAAACCTGTCTTGCATATGCTTTCTATGCAAGTCAGCACCATAGGCACCTTGAATCCAGAGCCTTCTTCATAGTTGCTTATTCATTCAGAAGATGTTTCTTGCATCCCtgttatgtgctaggcattgggCCTGAGATGAGGATCCTACAGTGAAGATGACGCAGTCTCTGGCCTCGTGGGACTTATTTTCCTGCAAGGAAGACCAGAAAGAAATGCACTCTGACACAGCCTGAGCAGaaatgctagattttttttttggtactcaAGTCAGCTAGGCAGGACCTTTTGCCCACCCAAATGAGACAAACCAGGCCCTTCTTACAGCTGTACCTTCTCATGTATAGATCAGCttcactcaaaaaaaaatgttgagcTAGGATTATGTGTTTAAGGAACATTATCACAAAGAAAAACACCATTGTGAGTAAAGTCACTGAAGCTTTCTGTTTCATATCTTCCAATGAAAGCAGGGATTTAAACTTTCTGAGTCTAGCCCTCTCGTCTCCCTTGCTGGCCAGTTTCACACTGAAAGGAGATGCTTTCCTTGGCCTTTCAAACGCTTTCCTTGGCCCTCTGAGCGCCAGCAGAGGGTGCACGTGGCTCTTGTTGAAGCCCTTCATTCCTGAATTTGACCATTTACACATGAAGGAATTTAAATTGAGTTAAACCTTCCCAAACAAGACGCTTCTCTGCAGTGTCTCCTTTTTCACAGTCTACTTATGAGGCtgctaggaaaagagaaagaggaattcagcatatttttctttaacaaaaaatatggataattatttttatggatacacacatttaaaaatttcccttttagGTCTATAcacaaaatgcaaattttaataaACTGTAAAGAGGATCTTGGCCAGAATAGCATGAGAAATGATAACTATTAGATTATGCAGTTAACTCACCATCACCTTCTATTTGCTGTTTattcaaagaagagaaagaaggtttttgtgctttttcaaaccctagttttttaatatttagaaaatgaagaagtCTTTCTATGGCTGTGGTTGCCGGCCAAACCTCTATGCTTATCACTTTAATTTGTACTTTAATAGTGTCTGATGAATTCAGGGGAAGGGTTGAGGTTGAATTTCAAACTCTCAACAACTAATTGTGAGTTATTATTGCCTTTGTTTGGACTTCAATATTGAAAGCCAGGAAGTAGTTTCTTTCCTGGTAGGTTATTGTCTCTCTTCCTTTCAGAGAAAAGCTTTTGAATGTTTAAACAGAAGAGGAGTTAAAGAATTGTAAACACCAGTTAGGCTGCTCTTCAGAAAGATCTGTAATAgcgaccaggtgcagtggctcacccgtgtaatcccagcactttgggaggccgtggtgggtggatcatttgaggtcaggtgttggagaccagcctgaccaacatggtgaaaccctgtctctactaaaaatacaaaaaaattagctgggcgtggtggtgcatgcctgttatcccagctacttgggaggctgaggcaggaaaactgcttgaacccaggagatggaggttgcagcgagccaagatcacaccactgtactcc from Homo sapiens chromosome 11, GRCh38.p14 Primary Assembly encodes:
- the NNMT gene encoding nicotinamide N-methyltransferase, producing the protein MESGFTSKDTYLSHFNPRDYLEKYYKFGSRHSAESQILKHLLKNLFKIFCLDGVKGDLLIDIGSGPTIYQLLSACESFKEIVVTDYSDQNLQELEKWLKKEPEAFDWSPVVTYVCDLEGNRVKGPEKEEKLRQAVKQVLKCDVTQSQPLGAVPLPPADCVLSTLCLDAACPDLPTYCRALRNLGSLLKPGGFLVIMDALKSSYYMIGEQKFSSLPLGREAVEAAVKEAGYTIEWFEVISQSYSSTMANNEGLFSLVARKLSRPL